From Odontesthes bonariensis isolate fOdoBon6 chromosome 21, fOdoBon6.hap1, whole genome shotgun sequence, a single genomic window includes:
- the clpp gene encoding ATP-dependent Clp protease proteolytic subunit, mitochondrial gives MLLRRVLNIGRLTLEHSRSVHHSPVWKSPLIPIVVEQTGRGERAYDIYSRLLRERIICVMGPIDDSVASLVIAQLLFLQSESNNKPIHMYLNSPGGVVTAGLAIYDTMQYILNPISTWCVGQAASMGSLLLAAGTTGMRHSLPNARIMVHQPSGGARGQATDIAIQAEEILKLKRQINCIYAKHTGQPLETIEGVMERDRYMSPMEAQDFGIIDRVLVHPPQAGQDEPELVQKEPPAAAAANPSPQPETADPVQVSPGTSPTSSCKPEP, from the exons agggttCTGAACATTGGGAGGCTGACACTGGAACACAGCAGGTCCGTTCACCACAGTCCTGTATGGAAGAGTCCTCTCATCCCAATAGTTGTGGAGCAGACG gGGAGAGGTGAACGAGCCTATGACATCTACTCTCGTCTCCTGAGGGAGAGGATCATTTGTGTCATGGGTCCA ATTGATGACTCTGTAGCCAGTCTGGTTATTGCCCAGCTGCTCTTCCTACAGTCGGAAAGCAACAACAAGCCCATCCACATGTACCTCAACAGTCCTG GTGGTGTGGTGACAGCAGGCCTGGCCATTTATGACACTATGCAGTACATCCTTAACCCCATCTCCACCTGGTGTGTGGGCCAGGCAGCCAGCATGGGCAGCTTGCTGTTGGCAGCAGGTACAACGGGCATGAGGCATTCTCTGCCCAATGCCCGCATCATGGTTCACCAGCCTTCAGGCGGTGCCAGG GGTCAGGCCACAGACATCGCCATCCAGGCCGAGGAGATTCTGAAGCTTAAGAGACAGATCAACTGCATCTACGCCAAACACACAGGCCAACCGCTGGAAACCATCG AGGGTGTGATGGAAAGAGATCGCTACATGAGCCCCATGGAGGCCCAGGACTTTGGCATCATCGACAGAGTACTGGTCCATCCACCCCAGGCAGGCCAGGATGAGCCAGAGTTGGTGCAGAAAGAGCCGCCAGCAGCAGCCGCCGCCAATCCCTCACCACAACCAGAGACTGCAGACCCGGTGCAGGTCTCCCCTGGGACCAGCCCCACCTCTTCCTGCAAACCTGAGCCATGA
- the aldh3b1 gene encoding aldehyde dehydrogenase family 3 member B1, translating into MDTQKQVVYRLRSAFQSGVTIPEQFRQSQLTKLMSMIRDNEEQIVDALHKDLAKPKFESILSEVEIVINELHHAISNISGWMQPEYVAKSLATKLDDCFVRREPLGVVLIIGPWNYPLQLLLLPMVGAIAAGNCVVIKPSEISSATDSLVAELIPKYLSQDCYAVVRGGAEETKALLQNRFDHIFYTGSQTVARSVVQAASLNLTPVTLELGGKSPCLIYGRVNIAAAAHRLVWAKFFNAGQSCVAPDYVLCSTATRDALLPALRLVLEEFYSKEPQKSPDLSRIVSPRHWTRLMGLLGKTSGKVVVGGESDQEDKYIAPTVVVDVAEDDALMAEEIFGPILPILTVESLEKSIDLVNRGEKPLALYVFSDEPSVAKTVMENTSSGGFCSNDGIIHMTLPGLPFGGVGASGWGSYHGRWGFEAFSHRRACMLRGWTLERLNGLRYPPYSEDKLKWLRWTTSARNSCSLM; encoded by the exons ATGGACACCCAAAAGCAGGTTGTGTACAGGCTACGGTCTGCCTTTCAGTCAGGTGTCACCATACCAGAACAGTTCCGTCAGTCACAGCTGACCAAACTCATGTCCATGATCAGAGACAATGAGGAGCAGATTGTGGATGCGTTGCACAAAGACCTCGCAAAG CCAAAGTTTGAGTCCATCCTTTCTGAGGTCGAAATAGTGATCAATGAGCTGCACCATGCCATCTCCAACATCTCAGGTTGGATGCAGCCAGAGTATGTTGCCAAAAGCTTG GCCACAAAGCTGGATGACTGTTTTGTCCGGAGGGAACCTTTAGGAGTAGTTCTGATCATCGGGCCATGGAATTACCCTCTGCAGCTTCTTTTATTACCCATGGTTGGAGCCATAGCTGCAG GAAACTGTGTGGTCATCAAGCCTTCAGAGATCAGCTCTGCAACAGACAGTCTGGTAGCAGAGCTAATCCCCAAGTATCTGTCTCAG GACTGCTATGCAGTTGTCCGTGGTGGAGCAGAAGAGACCAAGGCCCTTTTGCAGAATCGATTCGACCACATCTTCTACACGG GTTCTCAGACTGTGGCCCGAAGTGTTGTGCAGGCGGCCTCGCTCAACTTGACACCAGTGACTTTGGAGCTGGGCGGCAAGTCTCCCTGCCTCATCTATGGGCGGGTGAacattgctgctgctgctcaccgCTTGGTGTGGGCCAAGTTCTTTAATGCTGGTCAGAGCTGCGTGGCTCCAGACTACGTGCTGTGTTCAACCGCCACCCGAGACGCCCTGCTGCCTGCGCTGCGCCTGGTTCTGGAGGAGTTCTACAGCAAGGAGCCGCAGAAGAGTCCCGACCTGTCCCGCATCGTCTCCCCCCGACACTGGACCCGTCTGATGGGACTGCTTGGAAAGACCAGTGGGAAGGTTGTTGTGGGAGGAGAGAGCGACCAGGAAGATAAATACATAG CTCCCACGGTGGTGGTGGACGTGGCTGAGGATGATGCCCTAATGGCAGAGGAGATCTTCGGCCCCATCCTGCCCATACTGACTGTCGAGTCTCTGGAGAAAAGCATTGACCTGGTTAATCGTGGAGAAAAGCCTCTGGCTCTCTATGTATTCTCTGATGAACCTTCA GTTGCAAAGACAGTGATGGAAAACACCAGCAGCGGAGGGTTCTGCTCCAATGATGGAATCATCCACATGACCCTGCCGGGTCTACCCTTTGGAGGAGTAG GGGCCAGTGGTTGGGGTAGCTACCATGGCCGCTGGGGCTTTGAGGCCTTCAGCCATCGGCGGGCCTGCATGCTGCGTGGATGGACTTTGGAGAGACTCAACGGCCTGCGCTATCCACCGTACAGCGAGGACAAGCTGAAATGGCTGCGTTGGACCACCTCTGCCAGGAACAGCTGCTCACTTATGTGA